One part of the Helicobacter cetorum MIT 99-5656 genome encodes these proteins:
- a CDS encoding type IA DNA topoisomerase, which produces MNNSVIIIESPNKVAKIKEITGAKVFATCGHFMDLKHIEVEKNFSPMFDYKSTDKKQSINRIINECKNKVVYIATDPDREGYAIGYMFYQLIKNLAKEIYRAEFHEITESGINKGLKSALLFSQSNMKFYESFLARRVADMYMGYTLSPYLAKGLNQYPQSAGRVKTPALYLIVKRALEIESFEKLDIKDKMSYQIQAKVLLNNNEVILKHVKDNKEFKFDNKEQAQSFLDDLKQGLGDKVLLNNIETKDTESSPPKPFTTSKLLKSASKSLKLDTKTIQNLAQNLFEAGLITYIRTDSEALSKEYLQEHKEFFESVYPSIYEYREYKAGKNSQAEAHEAVRITHPHAFENIHQVCNEHNITDSKAIGLYQLIFVNTLASQSKNALYESVSMHFKIKMHDFKCSFKNLKFKGFLEILELNKNKQEEQDEKEKELSLNIKDFSPNTLHPLKELFIKDILKTSPKPYLESDFIEVMEKNGIGRPSTYASYLPELISKGHIQINGNKRVIEPTALGKSIVEFFNKDAKSMFILNVDFTKQNEEVLDKIAMGEVGYVEFMELIKEKLGDEISSLYKGIKRENTPENTAKTYQSYPPNEKQLQYAKDIANLLNLKLPKDLERNYKICSEFIDKHKQQAYKARFKK; this is translated from the coding sequence ATGAATAATAGTGTCATTATTATTGAAAGCCCTAATAAAGTGGCTAAGATTAAAGAAATCACAGGAGCAAAGGTCTTTGCTACTTGCGGACATTTTATGGATTTAAAACATATTGAAGTAGAAAAAAATTTTAGTCCTATGTTTGATTATAAAAGCACAGATAAAAAACAATCTATCAATAGGATTATCAATGAATGCAAAAATAAGGTAGTCTATATAGCTACTGACCCTGATAGAGAGGGTTATGCTATAGGCTATATGTTTTACCAACTCATCAAAAACTTAGCCAAAGAGATTTATAGAGCAGAGTTTCATGAAATTACAGAAAGTGGGATTAACAAGGGCTTAAAATCCGCCTTGCTTTTCTCTCAATCTAACATGAAATTTTATGAAAGCTTTTTAGCTAGAAGAGTGGCAGACATGTATATGGGCTATACACTTTCCCCTTACTTAGCCAAAGGCTTAAATCAATACCCACAAAGTGCAGGGCGAGTCAAAACCCCAGCTTTGTATTTGATTGTTAAAAGAGCTTTAGAAATAGAAAGTTTTGAAAAACTAGACATTAAAGACAAGATGAGCTATCAAATCCAAGCTAAAGTCTTACTTAATAATAATGAGGTCATTTTAAAGCATGTTAAAGACAATAAGGAATTTAAATTTGACAATAAAGAGCAAGCCCAAAGTTTTTTAGATGATTTAAAGCAAGGCTTAGGGGATAAAGTGCTACTTAATAACATTGAAACCAAAGATACAGAAAGTTCGCCTCCCAAACCTTTCACTACTTCAAAGCTACTCAAAAGCGCCTCTAAAAGCTTAAAACTAGACACCAAAACCATACAAAACTTAGCTCAAAATCTTTTTGAGGCTGGACTAATCACTTATATTAGAACAGATAGTGAAGCCTTAAGCAAAGAGTATTTACAAGAACATAAAGAGTTTTTTGAGAGCGTTTATCCTAGCATATATGAATATAGGGAGTATAAGGCTGGAAAAAATTCACAAGCGGAAGCCCACGAAGCTGTCCGTATCACACACCCCCATGCTTTTGAGAATATTCATCAAGTATGCAACGAGCATAATATTACTGATAGTAAAGCCATAGGGCTATACCAACTTATTTTTGTTAACACCCTTGCCTCTCAAAGTAAAAATGCTCTTTATGAAAGCGTGAGCATGCATTTTAAAATTAAAATGCATGATTTTAAATGCAGTTTTAAAAATCTAAAATTCAAGGGTTTTTTAGAGATTTTAGAACTCAATAAGAACAAACAGGAAGAACAAGATGAAAAAGAAAAAGAATTAAGTTTAAACATTAAAGATTTTAGTCCTAACACTCTACACCCTTTAAAAGAACTCTTTATTAAAGACATTCTTAAAACTAGCCCTAAGCCCTATTTAGAGAGCGATTTTATTGAGGTTATGGAAAAAAATGGCATAGGTCGCCCTAGCACTTATGCGAGTTACTTGCCTGAACTCATTTCAAAAGGACACATTCAAATTAATGGCAATAAAAGAGTGATAGAACCCACTGCATTAGGTAAAAGTATTGTAGAGTTTTTCAATAAAGATGCTAAGAGCATGTTTATTTTAAATGTTGATTTCACCAAGCAAAACGAAGAAGTGCTAGATAAGATTGCAATGGGGGAAGTGGGCTATGTAGAGTTTATGGAGCTTATTAAAGAAAAACTAGGCGATGAAATCAGCTCTTTATATAAGGGGATAAAAAGAGAAAATACCCCTGAAAACACAGCCAAAACTTATCAATCTTATCCACCTAATGAAAAACAACTGCAATATGCTAAAGACATTGCAAACTTGTTGAATTTGAAACTACCCAAAGATTTAGAAAGAAATTACAAGATTTGCTCAGAGTTTATTGACAAACACAAGCAACAAGCTTATAAGGCTAGATTTAAAAAGTAG
- a CDS encoding ArdC-like ssDNA-binding domain-containing protein, translating into MNPYNPSLLEQQKEAFIDNLVIEIASAIKGGYAPFSQNQQAKSHAHNALNGVAFNGLNDLILDIKQAQGNYSSSAWISLSDAKKLGADERELDFIFNDKSIPRAKIPIVKTKEEIPVFALDNQGNRIPYLDYQGNQRMDSNGNPMFQFELEPILDKKGNLAINPQTNEPYYKIKTQTIDIEPVLEFKYLYNVDVFQSLDRNKIKPLNPNYDKRAMLFDKENKIKSPIFQDLQSKLYEGVSQKIKDYIVAKNNGKNYVVPTKNLEQNQQANYVYQKPNYQQQGYSQGNYVQKPQQQYQPNIAHKQGYNPNYQVSQQQPYGQNTPQRQGYNYQNQQGNYQQRGAKQNYAQVNHHNQRNAPQQRPYAYSKNQNNNQRDFGH; encoded by the coding sequence ATGAATCCCTATAATCCCTCTTTATTAGAACAACAAAAGGAAGCCTTTATTGATAATCTTGTTATTGAAATAGCGAGTGCAATTAAAGGAGGTTATGCCCCTTTTAGTCAAAACCAACAAGCAAAATCTCATGCACATAACGCCCTTAATGGCGTGGCATTTAATGGATTAAACGACTTGATTTTAGACATTAAACAAGCTCAAGGCAATTATTCAAGCAGTGCTTGGATAAGTCTTTCTGACGCTAAAAAATTAGGTGCTGATGAAAGAGAGCTTGATTTTATCTTTAATGATAAGAGCATTCCTAGAGCTAAAATTCCTATTGTTAAAACTAAAGAAGAAATACCAGTATTTGCCCTAGACAATCAAGGTAATAGGATACCCTATTTAGATTATCAAGGCAATCAAAGAATGGATAGCAACGGAAATCCAATGTTTCAATTTGAATTAGAGCCTATCTTAGATAAAAAGGGAAATCTAGCTATCAATCCGCAAACCAATGAGCCTTATTACAAAATTAAAACTCAAACTATAGATATTGAGCCTGTCTTAGAGTTTAAGTATCTTTACAATGTAGATGTATTTCAAAGTTTAGACAGAAATAAAATCAAGCCTTTAAACCCTAATTATGACAAAAGGGCTATGCTGTTTGATAAGGAGAACAAAATCAAATCCCCCATTTTTCAAGATTTGCAAAGCAAACTTTATGAGGGAGTAAGTCAAAAAATCAAAGACTACATTGTGGCTAAAAACAATGGTAAGAATTATGTTGTGCCTACCAAAAACTTGGAGCAAAACCAACAAGCTAATTATGTGTATCAAAAACCTAATTATCAACAACAAGGGTATAGTCAAGGCAATTATGTGCAAAAACCCCAACAACAATACCAGCCAAATATCGCTCACAAACAAGGCTATAACCCTAATTATCAAGTATCGCAACAACAACCCTATGGGCAAAATACCCCACAAAGACAAGGTTATAACTATCAAAACCAACAAGGCAATTATCAGCAAAGGGGTGCTAAACAAAATTACGCACAAGTTAATCATCACAATCAAAGAAATGCACCGCAACAACGCCCTTATGCGTATTCAAAAAATCAAAACAACAATCAAAGAGACTTTGGGCATTAA
- a CDS encoding ATPase, T2SS/T4P/T4SS family, producing the protein MAISAILEVLISKLRPYLELDINEVIFNEPYKFYLVRGSSYELLENKAFDEKFLMNFCEQLATHRNLFFNHNFPHLACSIPFTRYRVNALHPSVTANNSISICIRVPSNFKFKINAFVLGQKCQEKGIDYAFILNLVRLGKNILVSGGTASGKTSFVNSLIEEIPITQRVITVEDSPELHLKNPNQVNVVVGKNEDSNFTYENALNSAMRMSPERVLLGEIDTRNTALFLRLSNTGHSGMISTLHANSVVEAFNAIGMNVKMNAGKDIDTSTLLDFFIAGMDFIIQIVKKGNERIIEDVLDVKKELRLALNRE; encoded by the coding sequence ATGGCAATTTCAGCAATCTTAGAGGTTTTAATTTCTAAGTTAAGACCCTATTTGGAACTAGACATCAATGAGGTAATTTTCAATGAACCCTACAAGTTTTATCTTGTTAGGGGTTCTAGCTATGAATTGCTTGAAAACAAAGCCTTTGATGAGAAGTTTTTAATGAATTTTTGTGAACAACTTGCTACGCATAGAAACCTGTTCTTTAATCATAACTTCCCCCATTTAGCATGCTCTATTCCTTTTACACGCTATAGGGTCAATGCCTTGCACCCAAGCGTTACAGCCAATAATAGCATTTCTATTTGTATTCGTGTGCCAAGCAATTTTAAGTTTAAAATCAATGCGTTTGTTTTAGGGCAAAAATGCCAAGAAAAAGGAATTGATTACGCCTTTATTTTAAACTTAGTAAGACTTGGTAAAAACATTTTAGTTAGTGGAGGGACAGCTAGTGGTAAGACTAGCTTTGTGAATAGCTTGATTGAAGAAATTCCTATTACTCAAAGAGTTATCACGGTTGAAGATAGCCCAGAATTACACCTAAAAAATCCTAATCAAGTTAATGTTGTAGTGGGTAAAAATGAAGATTCTAATTTTACCTATGAAAACGCCCTAAACTCCGCCATGAGAATGAGTCCTGAAAGAGTGCTATTAGGCGAGATTGATACAAGAAATACCGCACTCTTTTTAAGGCTTTCAAACACAGGACATAGCGGAATGATAAGCACTTTACACGCTAATAGCGTTGTAGAAGCCTTTAATGCCATTGGTATGAATGTCAAAATGAATGCTGGTAAGGATATTGACACTAGCACGCTTCTAGACTTTTTTATTGCTGGAATGGATTTTATTATCCAAATTGTTAAAAAGGGCAATGAAAGAATTATTGAAGATGTCTTAGATGTTAAAAAGGAATTGAGACTTGCTCTCAATAGGGAATAA
- a CDS encoding DNA type IV secretion system protein ComB10, giving the protein MNVKGLLKRKEVWVLSIFPVIVLIGYIAKQEVIDEELEQFKSKFPIPDYVYQNAKNKEKQKVANSDIPNNNASNTDNTNALSSPTNANNTTSTTPTFDIGAYLNSLKNLDLFNHSSQDNPLNNQSKDNKQPNNNDFNSPNFDYSKASPATKMRLSLLSQRFNSSDVNNTYGTSADKNNREIEYGTDSFENFDRKDKASHENKLLRTITADRNIPATLVTPISSAIGGNKIVAQVESDVYASMGRAVLIPKGSRAIGYYNSSSKMGQYRLEVVWNRIITPQGVNIILSDSKGSDVKGYNGLIGKAHNKYFTKFGMPFLFSTLSNGLLIGMTAGITENMGKKQRNGVNNYFGDYMMMRLMQQSGMNLNNIINNIMSQFSQIKAVIIIKEGSRIFISPNTDIFFPIPKHNEVLAVFFKENKPKISDEELSDDDNEF; this is encoded by the coding sequence TTAAGCATTTTTCCTGTGATTGTTTTAATCGGTTATATTGCTAAACAAGAAGTCATTGATGAAGAGTTGGAGCAATTTAAGAGTAAATTCCCTATCCCTGATTATGTTTATCAAAATGCTAAAAACAAAGAGAAACAAAAAGTAGCTAACTCTGATATTCCAAACAATAATGCCAGCAATACTGACAATACTAACGCTCTCTCTAGTCCAACAAATGCCAACAACACCACTTCTACTACACCTACTTTTGATATTGGAGCTTATTTAAATAGCTTAAAAAATCTTGATTTATTCAATCATTCTTCGCAAGATAACCCTTTAAACAACCAATCCAAAGACAATAAGCAACCCAACAATAATGATTTTAATAGCCCCAATTTTGATTACTCTAAGGCAAGTCCTGCAACCAAAATGAGACTTTCACTTCTTAGCCAACGCTTTAATAGTAGTGATGTAAATAATACCTATGGGACAAGTGCGGATAAAAATAACAGAGAAATTGAATATGGAACAGATAGCTTTGAAAACTTTGACAGGAAAGACAAAGCAAGCCATGAAAACAAGCTCTTACGCACCATTACTGCTGATAGAAATATACCAGCTACGCTAGTAACCCCCATTAGTTCTGCAATTGGAGGCAATAAAATTGTGGCTCAAGTAGAAAGCGATGTTTATGCCTCTATGGGAAGAGCCGTGTTAATTCCAAAGGGCAGTAGAGCGATAGGCTATTACAATTCTAGTAGCAAAATGGGGCAATACCGCTTAGAAGTTGTATGGAATAGAATTATCACGCCTCAAGGGGTCAATATCATACTAAGCGATAGTAAAGGGAGCGATGTTAAGGGCTATAACGGACTAATTGGTAAAGCCCACAACAAATATTTCACTAAATTTGGTATGCCTTTTTTGTTTTCTACGCTTTCTAATGGCTTACTCATTGGCATGACAGCTGGCATTACAGAAAATATGGGCAAAAAACAAAGAAATGGCGTGAATAATTATTTTGGGGATTACATGATGATGCGGCTTATGCAACAAAGTGGCATGAATTTAAACAATATTATCAACAATATAATGAGCCAATTCTCTCAAATCAAGGCTGTCATCATCATTAAAGAGGGGAGCAGGATATTCATTAGCCCTAACACAGATATTTTCTTCCCCATTCCTAAGCATAATGAAGTTTTAGCAGTCTTTTTCAAAGAAAACAAGCCAAAAATTTCAGATGAGGAGTTAAGCGATGATGACAATGAATTTTAA